The following are from one region of the Polaribacter marinaquae genome:
- a CDS encoding mechanosensitive ion channel family protein, with the protein MDTITNSLQNFFNTISSGLGNWGLQLIGAIAALIIGLWIIRIIMKGVSKAFEKTSLDETLQPFLLTTIGFLLKLLLIISIAGIVGLPMASFAALLAGVGLAIGAAFNGSLGHIASGVMLLIFKPFKVGDLIKTNGAFGFVKEISVFVTVIETFQNETEIIPNSAITSNKITNLTKIGNLRIDMPFAIRYDADISKAKEIVLDILNKDKNVLQEGASKPRVAVNNLGQNSVELLALPYVNCENYWDVYWDTRQAVVEALGKAGFEAPLPQRIVTMTK; encoded by the coding sequence ATGGATACAATTACAAATTCTTTACAAAATTTTTTTAACACAATTTCTTCTGGATTAGGAAATTGGGGTTTACAGTTAATTGGTGCAATAGCAGCTTTAATAATTGGACTATGGATTATTAGGATAATTATGAAAGGTGTGTCTAAAGCATTTGAAAAAACAAGTTTAGACGAAACTTTACAACCATTTCTATTAACAACAATTGGTTTTTTATTAAAATTATTATTAATTATTTCTATTGCAGGTATAGTAGGTTTACCAATGGCATCTTTTGCAGCGTTATTGGCAGGAGTTGGTTTAGCTATAGGTGCAGCATTTAATGGTTCTTTGGGGCATATTGCATCTGGTGTAATGCTACTTATTTTTAAGCCGTTTAAGGTTGGTGATTTAATTAAGACAAACGGTGCTTTTGGTTTTGTAAAAGAAATTTCTGTGTTTGTAACAGTTATAGAAACTTTTCAAAATGAAACAGAAATTATACCAAACTCTGCTATAACATCTAACAAAATAACTAATTTAACTAAAATTGGTAATTTACGTATCGATATGCCTTTTGCTATTAGATATGATGCTGATATTTCAAAAGCTAAAGAGATTGTTTTAGATATTTTAAATAAAGATAAAAACGTTTTACAAGAAGGTGCAAGCAAACCAAGAGTTGCTGTAAATAATTTAGGACAAAATAGTGTTGAGTTATTAGCATTGCCTTATGTAAATTGTGAAAATTATTGGGATGTTTATTGGGATACTAGACAAGCTGTAGTAGAAGCTTTAGGTAAAGCAGGTTTCGAAGCACCATTACCACAGAGAATAGTTACAATGACTAAATAA
- a CDS encoding RNA polymerase sigma factor, translated as MEIDIKKLEANILKAKNGDQSAFSFLLNLYWSDVFNFLLKRTKSENDAEDIAIQTFSKAFDKIKSFDETYVFKTWLITISKNIHIDLLRKKNSSIITETSKEQEDKVYLVVDENPTPEDKIIREQNLANLLRDIKQLKPKYQEVIQLRYFQELSYKEISVQINEPMNNVKVKLLRAKKLLAEIIKKS; from the coding sequence TTGGAAATAGATATTAAAAAATTAGAAGCAAATATTTTAAAAGCTAAAAACGGAGATCAATCTGCTTTTAGTTTTTTACTGAACCTGTATTGGTCTGATGTTTTTAATTTTTTATTAAAAAGAACAAAGAGCGAAAACGATGCAGAGGACATAGCAATACAAACGTTTTCTAAAGCTTTTGATAAAATAAAATCTTTTGATGAAACTTATGTTTTTAAAACTTGGTTAATTACTATTTCTAAAAACATACACATCGATTTACTTCGTAAAAAAAATAGTTCTATAATTACAGAAACTTCTAAAGAACAAGAAGATAAGGTTTATTTAGTTGTTGATGAAAACCCGACTCCGGAAGATAAAATCATTCGAGAACAAAACTTAGCAAATCTTTTACGAGACATAAAACAATTAAAACCTAAATACCAAGAAGTTATACAATTACGTTATTTTCAAGAATTAAGTTATAAAGAAATTTCTGTACAAATTAACGAACCAATGAATAACGTAAAAGTTAAACTTTTGCGTGCAAAAAAACTTTTAGCTGAAATTATTAAGAAATCTTAA
- a CDS encoding RNA polymerase sigma factor, producing the protein MTEEKLIAALKSGNQKVFSQVIDDYQQKVFGTCISFIPNKEDAEDVAQEVFLEVFKSIAKFKGDSKLSTWIFKIATNKCLEFIRKKNAKKRFAFMQTILGNEVPLDKTSYFTEFNHPGVLLENKEKSVTIYKAINTLPEAQRVVFTLAKIDDKSYQEIVEITGKSLSSVESLMFRAKKSLQEKLTKFYKNDI; encoded by the coding sequence TTGACCGAAGAAAAATTAATAGCGGCATTAAAATCTGGAAATCAGAAAGTTTTTAGTCAAGTTATAGATGATTATCAACAGAAAGTTTTTGGTACCTGTATCTCTTTTATTCCAAATAAAGAAGACGCAGAAGATGTTGCGCAAGAAGTTTTCTTAGAAGTTTTTAAATCTATCGCCAAATTTAAAGGAGATTCTAAATTATCTACCTGGATTTTTAAAATAGCTACAAATAAGTGTTTAGAATTTATCAGAAAAAAGAATGCTAAAAAACGTTTTGCTTTTATGCAAACCATTCTTGGTAATGAAGTGCCATTAGATAAAACTAGCTATTTTACAGAATTTAACCATCCGGGTGTTTTATTAGAAAATAAAGAGAAATCAGTAACTATATACAAAGCTATAAATACCTTGCCAGAAGCGCAAAGAGTAGTTTTTACATTAGCTAAAATTGATGATAAAAGTTATCAGGAAATTGTAGAGATTACAGGTAAAAGTTTATCGTCTGTTGAGTCTTTAATGTTTAGGGCAAAAAAGAGTTTGCAAGAAAAATTAACAAAATTTTATAAAAATGATATTTAG
- a CDS encoding dipeptidase has translation MKNLKILFILTLIVACKENKKEDIKADNMLSKAKEIHKKVMTLDTHVDINVANFTDSINYTQKLKNQVNLPNMEEGGLDVAFFIVYTGQGDLTEEGYDKAYKNAMSKFNAIHKLTKEIAPERIGLAVNSKEAREIYASGKKVAMIGVENAYPLGTDVSRVKEFYDLGARYMSLSHNGHSQLCDSNTGEKDNVWLHNGVSDLGKEVIKEMNKWGIMIDVSHPSKKSMQDMIALSKAPIIASHSSARALCNHSRNLDDEQLQWMKENGGVVQTVAFSSYVNTEKDKVYKEELNKVIKELAAAQGEEMMTWAEARKLSPEKRDAFIATYRKLSAEAKEKMKSSDVSPVNVSDFVDHIDYLISKIGIDHVGISSDFDGGGGVDGWNDASETLNVTLELVKRGYTEAQIAQLWNGNLLRVLDEVEKVAKEIQSKETI, from the coding sequence ATGAAAAACCTAAAAATTCTATTTATTCTTACTTTAATAGTTGCTTGTAAAGAGAATAAAAAAGAGGACATTAAAGCAGATAATATGTTGTCTAAAGCTAAAGAAATTCACAAAAAAGTAATGACTTTAGATACGCATGTAGATATTAATGTTGCTAATTTTACAGACTCTATCAATTATACTCAAAAATTAAAAAACCAAGTCAACTTGCCAAATATGGAAGAAGGTGGCTTAGATGTTGCATTTTTTATAGTGTACACAGGTCAAGGAGATTTAACGGAAGAAGGTTATGATAAAGCGTATAAAAATGCAATGAGTAAGTTTAACGCAATTCATAAATTAACAAAAGAAATCGCTCCAGAAAGAATTGGTTTGGCTGTAAATTCTAAAGAAGCTAGAGAAATTTATGCATCAGGAAAAAAAGTAGCTATGATTGGTGTAGAAAATGCTTATCCTTTGGGTACAGATGTTTCTAGAGTAAAAGAATTTTACGATTTGGGTGCAAGATATATGAGCCTTTCTCACAATGGACATAGCCAACTGTGTGATTCTAATACCGGAGAAAAAGATAATGTTTGGTTACATAACGGTGTTAGCGATCTAGGAAAAGAAGTTATTAAAGAAATGAACAAATGGGGAATTATGATTGATGTTTCTCATCCTTCAAAAAAATCTATGCAAGATATGATTGCTTTGTCTAAAGCGCCAATAATCGCCTCTCATTCTTCTGCAAGAGCATTATGTAATCATAGTAGAAATTTAGATGATGAACAATTACAATGGATGAAAGAGAACGGAGGAGTTGTACAAACTGTGGCTTTTAGTTCTTATGTAAATACAGAAAAAGATAAAGTTTATAAAGAAGAATTAAATAAAGTAATAAAAGAATTAGCTGCAGCACAAGGAGAAGAAATGATGACTTGGGCAGAAGCAAGAAAGTTAAGTCCAGAAAAAAGAGATGCTTTTATTGCTACTTACAGAAAATTATCTGCAGAAGCGAAAGAGAAAATGAAGTCTTCTGATGTTTCACCAGTTAATGTATCAGATTTTGTAGATCATATAGACTATTTAATAAGTAAAATAGGAATTGATCACGTCGGTATCAGTTCAGATTTTGACGGTGGAGGAGGAGTAGATGGTTGGAATGATGCGTCGGAAACTTTAAATGTAACTTTAGAGTTGGTAAAAAGAGGTTATACGGAAGCGCAAATTGCACAATTATGGAACGGGAATTTATTAAGAGTTTTAGATGAGGTTGAAAAAGTAGCAAAAGAAATTCAATCTAAAGAAACAATATAG
- a CDS encoding membrane or secreted protein — translation MKLLLITLALLGLGVAGIAIKIWAKKDGKFAGTCASQNPMLNKSGESCGFCGKTPEQYADCAEPQHN, via the coding sequence ATGAAACTATTACTTATTACTTTAGCTTTATTAGGACTTGGTGTTGCAGGAATTGCAATTAAAATTTGGGCAAAAAAAGACGGTAAATTTGCAGGTACTTGTGCAAGCCAAAACCCAATGTTAAACAAATCTGGTGAATCTTGTGGCTTTTGCGGAAAAACGCCAGAACAATATGCAGATTGTGCAGAGCCTCAACATAACTAA
- a CDS encoding YHYH protein, giving the protein MRFKIVKKIALLAVIISYSFACSSSEGTTSVEEIEEVEVTLHSAFAEFDTTETDIYLQGSNVVIETTGLPNHKTPYWSENHPLYVAPTVTSTDKMTPTRIDTSGRDNSASLTVPANPSKANSTSNTQLGAIGIAISGAFLYNDQEGNGPLDSAAGSLDYSGAHIGPSDYHYHLEPLAFSDDDDKLNGIISDGFFIYGRKCNSTGTYPTDLDSSGGHISTTQHTDIAEYHYHIINELYASTGRYILFAGPYQGTPNAVN; this is encoded by the coding sequence ATGAGATTTAAAATCGTAAAAAAAATAGCTCTTTTAGCAGTAATTATATCCTACAGTTTTGCGTGTAGTTCTTCAGAAGGTACTACATCAGTAGAAGAAATTGAAGAAGTTGAAGTAACACTTCATAGTGCATTTGCAGAGTTTGATACAACAGAAACAGATATTTATTTACAAGGTTCTAACGTTGTAATCGAAACCACGGGTTTGCCTAATCATAAAACACCATATTGGAGTGAAAATCATCCATTATATGTAGCACCAACTGTAACTAGTACAGATAAAATGACTCCAACCAGAATTGATACATCTGGGCGAGATAATTCTGCTTCTTTAACCGTACCAGCAAATCCTAGTAAAGCCAACTCAACATCTAATACCCAATTAGGCGCAATTGGTATTGCAATTAGCGGTGCTTTTTTATACAATGATCAAGAAGGCAATGGACCTTTAGATTCTGCAGCAGGAAGTTTAGATTACTCAGGTGCACATATTGGCCCTTCAGATTATCATTATCATTTAGAACCTTTGGCTTTTTCTGATGATGACGATAAATTAAATGGTATTATTTCTGATGGTTTTTTTATTTATGGTAGAAAGTGCAACTCTACAGGAACATATCCAACAGATTTAGATAGTTCTGGCGGACATATAAGTACTACGCAACATACAGATATTGCAGAATATCATTATCATATTATCAATGAGTTGTATGCAAGTACAGGTAGGTACATACTTTTTGCAGGACCATATCAAGGAACCCCAAATGCAGTTAACTAG
- the lipA gene encoding lipoyl synthase produces the protein MAIESVIVPERPKKPKWLRVKLPVGKKYTELRGLVDKYKLNTICTSGSCPNMGECWGEGTATFMILGNICTRSCGFCGVKTGRPETVEWDEPEKVARSIKIMSIKHAVITSVDRDDLKDGGSIIWAETVDAIRRANPKTTLETLIPDFQGNTKQIDRIIEVAPEVVSHNMETVRRLTREVRIQAKYDRSLGVLKYLKENGMRTKTGLMLGLGETEEEVIQTMKDLREVNCDIITIGQYLQPTKKHLPVKEFITPEQFKKYETLGLEMGFMFVESGALVRSSYKAHKHAN, from the coding sequence ATGGCAATAGAATCTGTAATAGTACCAGAAAGACCAAAAAAACCAAAATGGCTTCGAGTAAAGTTGCCTGTTGGTAAAAAATACACAGAACTTAGAGGTTTAGTAGATAAATATAAATTAAACACAATTTGTACAAGTGGTAGCTGCCCAAACATGGGAGAATGTTGGGGAGAAGGAACTGCAACTTTTATGATTTTAGGTAATATTTGTACACGATCTTGCGGATTTTGTGGTGTAAAAACAGGAAGACCAGAAACAGTAGAATGGGATGAACCTGAAAAAGTTGCTCGCTCTATAAAAATAATGAGCATCAAACATGCAGTAATTACATCTGTAGATAGAGATGATTTGAAGGATGGAGGTTCTATTATTTGGGCAGAAACTGTAGATGCAATTAGAAGAGCAAATCCTAAAACTACTTTAGAAACTTTAATTCCAGATTTTCAAGGAAATACAAAACAAATAGATCGAATTATAGAGGTTGCACCAGAAGTTGTATCTCATAATATGGAAACCGTTAGAAGGTTAACTAGGGAAGTTAGAATTCAGGCTAAATATGATCGAAGTTTAGGTGTTTTAAAGTATTTAAAAGAAAACGGAATGAGAACTAAAACAGGTTTAATGCTTGGTTTAGGTGAAACTGAAGAAGAAGTAATACAAACAATGAAAGATTTACGTGAAGTAAATTGTGACATCATTACTATTGGACAGTATTTACAACCAACAAAAAAACATTTACCTGTTAAAGAATTTATTACGCCAGAACAGTTTAAAAAGTATGAAACTTTAGGTTTAGAAATGGGCTTTATGTTTGTAGAAAGTGGTGCATTGGTAAGGTCTTCTTACAAAGCACATAAACACGCTAATTAA
- a CDS encoding glycosyltransferase, whose protein sequence is MIISVLFYSFVVFAVLQIVYYLFFTSFLFKDKEQTNTSKETPVSVIICAKNEAKNLQKFLPSILEQTYSNFEVVLINDASSDATSEIMEDFQKKDERIKCIEVENIEAFWGNKKYALTLGIKAANYEHLLFIDADCKPVSKNWITEMSKNFSETKTIIIGYGKYKKEKSLVNLFVRFETLLTAIQYFSYAKLKMPYMAVGRNLAYAKSEFFNVKGFIKHMHINSGDDDLFIQDAANKKNTKICTTKDSFTESLAPTNFKKWFQQKRRHISTANYYKKKHQFLLGLFYISKVFLFVTATLLFILFPNWILILSILLSYYFVQFLVIGLSAKKLDEPQLIYFLPFLEIGLLFFQFSIFIANLLSKPNHWK, encoded by the coding sequence ATGATTATATCTGTACTATTCTACAGTTTTGTAGTTTTTGCAGTACTTCAAATTGTATATTATTTATTTTTTACTTCTTTTCTTTTTAAAGATAAAGAACAAACAAATACTTCTAAAGAAACACCAGTTTCTGTTATAATTTGTGCTAAAAACGAAGCAAAAAACCTTCAAAAATTTCTACCATCAATTTTAGAACAAACATATTCTAATTTTGAGGTTGTACTTATTAATGATGCATCTTCTGATGCTACATCAGAAATAATGGAAGATTTTCAAAAAAAGGATGAAAGAATTAAATGTATAGAAGTTGAAAACATTGAAGCTTTTTGGGGAAACAAAAAATATGCTTTAACCCTTGGTATTAAAGCGGCAAATTACGAGCATTTATTATTTATTGATGCAGATTGTAAACCGGTTTCTAAAAACTGGATAACAGAAATGTCTAAAAATTTTAGTGAAACAAAAACTATTATAATTGGATATGGTAAGTACAAAAAAGAAAAATCTCTTGTAAACTTATTTGTTCGTTTCGAGACACTTTTAACAGCAATACAATATTTTAGTTATGCCAAACTAAAAATGCCTTATATGGCAGTTGGTAGAAATTTAGCGTATGCAAAATCTGAGTTTTTTAATGTAAAAGGCTTTATAAAACACATGCATATTAATTCTGGTGATGACGACTTGTTTATACAAGATGCAGCAAATAAAAAAAATACAAAAATTTGTACAACTAAAGATAGTTTTACAGAATCTTTGGCTCCAACAAATTTTAAAAAATGGTTTCAACAAAAAAGAAGACATATTTCTACTGCAAATTATTATAAGAAAAAACATCAGTTTTTATTAGGTCTTTTTTATATATCTAAAGTCTTTTTATTTGTAACAGCAACCTTGTTATTTATTTTATTTCCTAATTGGATTCTTATTTTATCAATATTGCTTTCCTATTACTTTGTTCAATTTTTAGTAATTGGTTTATCAGCAAAAAAATTAGATGAACCACAATTAATTTATTTTCTTCCTTTTTTAGAAATTGGTTTATTATTCTTTCAATTTAGTATATTTATTGCTAACTTGTTATCAAAACCAAATCATTGGAAATAG
- a CDS encoding Nramp family divalent metal transporter yields the protein MKKTFLQSLGPGLLFAGAAIGVSHLVQSTRAGAEFGFGLIWALFLVHIFKYPFFQFGPRYAAATGETLLDGYKKLGKGILVTYYIINFTTMFTIQAAVTIVTAGLASKLFGFTDNLVLWSTFLMFLSIIFLLIGKYKLLDNVMKYIIVILTFSTIIAVCVALYNTKEAFDVTQIIPSGAVELTFLIAFLGWMPAPLDVSIWHSIWSVEKDETSFIKTKKKDAVFDFNVGYISALFLGICFVLLGALVMYKSGTTFSDKGGVFATQLIELYTKNLGDFSYIFIAIAAFTTMFSTTITTLDASPRAMDRTSKLLFNKPFKFGYWFWILFLFIGTFLILHFFMDNMGLLVKIATILSFLTAPFYAILNYKLITSNHTPKEHRPGLILKILSFIGFAFLIGFTIWFLTSI from the coding sequence GTGAAAAAAACTTTTTTACAAAGTCTTGGACCAGGTTTGTTATTTGCAGGAGCTGCAATTGGCGTTTCGCATTTAGTACAATCTACAAGAGCTGGTGCAGAATTTGGATTTGGGTTAATTTGGGCACTTTTTTTAGTACATATTTTTAAATATCCGTTCTTTCAATTCGGACCAAGATATGCTGCTGCAACCGGAGAAACACTTTTAGATGGTTATAAAAAATTAGGGAAAGGTATTTTAGTTACTTATTATATTATAAACTTTACAACCATGTTTACCATACAAGCTGCGGTAACTATTGTTACCGCTGGTTTAGCTTCTAAATTATTTGGTTTTACAGATAATTTGGTTTTATGGTCTACTTTTTTAATGTTTTTAAGTATCATTTTCTTACTTATTGGAAAGTATAAATTACTCGATAATGTGATGAAATACATTATAGTAATTCTTACTTTTAGTACAATTATTGCAGTTTGTGTAGCTCTTTATAACACAAAAGAAGCTTTTGATGTAACACAAATTATACCTTCTGGCGCTGTAGAACTTACCTTTTTAATTGCTTTTTTAGGATGGATGCCTGCACCTTTAGACGTATCTATTTGGCATTCGATTTGGTCTGTAGAAAAAGATGAAACTTCTTTCATAAAAACTAAGAAAAAAGATGCTGTTTTCGATTTTAATGTTGGCTATATCAGTGCGCTATTTTTAGGTATTTGTTTTGTACTATTAGGTGCTTTGGTTATGTATAAATCCGGAACAACTTTCTCTGATAAAGGAGGTGTATTTGCAACTCAACTAATTGAATTATACACCAAAAACCTCGGCGATTTTTCTTACATTTTTATAGCTATAGCAGCTTTTACAACAATGTTTAGCACAACCATAACAACTTTAGATGCATCACCAAGAGCAATGGATAGAACATCTAAACTTTTATTTAATAAACCGTTTAAATTTGGTTATTGGTTTTGGATTCTCTTCTTATTTATAGGTACATTTTTGATTTTACATTTTTTTATGGATAATATGGGTTTATTAGTTAAAATTGCTACCATACTTTCATTTTTAACAGCTCCTTTTTATGCTATTTTAAACTATAAATTAATAACTAGTAACCACACACCTAAAGAACACAGACCAGGTTTAATTTTAAAGATTTTAAGTTTTATTGGTTTTGCTTTTTTAATAGGTTTTACTATTTGGTTTTTAACAAGTATTTAA
- a CDS encoding EF-hand domain-containing protein — protein MKNLENKIVTSLAVIVLTTSISYAQEEERREKPKGSPSIAKILKDLDANEDGKISLKEAKGPLKKDFKKIDTNEDGFLSKKELKNAPKPERRERPRN, from the coding sequence ATGAAGAATTTAGAAAACAAAATAGTAACATCTTTAGCAGTAATAGTTTTAACAACATCTATAAGTTATGCGCAAGAGGAAGAAAGAAGAGAGAAACCAAAAGGGTCACCATCAATAGCTAAAATTTTAAAAGATTTAGATGCTAATGAAGATGGTAAAATTTCTTTAAAGGAAGCTAAAGGTCCGTTGAAAAAAGATTTTAAGAAAATCGATACTAATGAAGATGGTTTTCTATCTAAAAAGGAGTTAAAAAATGCACCAAAACCAGAAAGAAGAGAAAGACCAAGAAATTAA